One region of Candidatus Rokuibacteriota bacterium genomic DNA includes:
- a CDS encoding 3-deoxy-D-manno-octulosonic acid transferase, with product MIHALYSVALSAALLGYAPVLLARRLAGRGHPAHLGERLGSIGRGLPPEPRCWIHAVSVGESVTAIPLVEGIRRRWPELAVVLTTVTPTGARIVEGRLATLATHRYFPLDLPGPVGRALRGVRPCFFIGMETELWPNFFRALGRRGVPGMIANGRISDRSFRRYRRVRVVMRRVLAQISIFAMQSQEDARRIIALGAPPERVVVTGSLKADQEPEDPGARDLWERLLGLAPGERVWIAGSTHPGEEETVAEAFQRLSAAFPELTLLLAPRHPERVPEVERLLASRGLVTVRRSQLPRKRGRRAVIVLDTVGELAQLYRVAELVFVGGSLVPRGGHNMLEPALRMKPVLFGPHTGNFRESAELLTTAGGALVVRDGAELERAAQSLLDDPGLAKSMGEAAFQAVVGRQGAVQATLDLIARYLYPKPSAQVPAARHE from the coding sequence GTGATCCACGCCCTCTACTCGGTGGCGTTGTCGGCGGCGCTCCTGGGTTACGCGCCCGTGCTCTTGGCCCGACGCCTCGCGGGCCGCGGCCACCCGGCCCATCTCGGTGAGCGCCTGGGGAGTATCGGGCGGGGGCTTCCGCCTGAGCCCCGCTGCTGGATCCATGCGGTGTCCGTGGGCGAGTCGGTCACCGCGATTCCGCTGGTGGAGGGCATCCGGCGGCGCTGGCCCGAGCTGGCGGTGGTGCTCACCACCGTGACGCCCACCGGCGCACGGATCGTGGAGGGTCGGCTCGCGACGCTGGCGACGCACCGCTACTTCCCGCTGGACCTGCCCGGGCCCGTGGGCCGCGCGCTCCGGGGCGTCCGTCCGTGCTTCTTCATCGGCATGGAGACCGAGCTCTGGCCCAACTTCTTCCGCGCGCTGGGGCGTCGCGGGGTGCCGGGCATGATCGCCAACGGGCGGATCTCGGATCGCTCCTTCCGCCGCTACCGGAGAGTGCGCGTCGTCATGCGCAGGGTCCTCGCGCAGATCTCGATCTTCGCCATGCAGTCCCAGGAGGACGCACGGCGGATCATCGCGCTGGGGGCGCCACCTGAACGCGTCGTGGTCACCGGGAGCCTCAAGGCCGACCAGGAGCCCGAGGACCCCGGCGCGCGGGATCTGTGGGAGCGACTCCTGGGTCTTGCCCCCGGGGAGCGCGTCTGGATCGCCGGCAGCACGCATCCTGGCGAGGAGGAGACCGTTGCCGAGGCGTTCCAGCGGCTCTCGGCGGCCTTCCCGGAGCTGACCCTGCTGCTGGCGCCCCGCCACCCAGAGCGCGTGCCCGAAGTGGAGCGTCTCCTGGCGTCCCGCGGGCTCGTGACGGTTCGCCGGAGCCAGCTGCCGCGGAAGCGGGGACGCCGGGCAGTGATCGTGCTCGACACCGTCGGAGAGCTGGCGCAGCTCTACCGCGTGGCGGAGTTGGTCTTCGTCGGTGGAAGCCTGGTGCCGAGGGGCGGGCACAACATGCTCGAGCCGGCACTCCGGATGAAGCCGGTGCTCTTCGGACCTCACACGGGCAACTTCCGCGAGAGCGCCGAGCTCCTCACGACGGCGGGCGGCGCCCTGGTGGTGCGTGACGGGGCCGAGCTGGAGCGCGCGGCGCAGAGCCTCCTCGACGATCCTGGGCTTGCCAAGAGCATGGGGGAGGCGGCCTTCCAGGCGGTGGTGGGCCGGCAGGGCGCGGTGCAGGCGACCCTCGATCTGATCGCCCGGTACCTGTACCCGAAGCCTTCCGCCCAGGTGCCGGCGGCGCGTCATGAGTGA